The window GGGCTGCTCATCTCCTGTGGCTGAAGCTCTTCATTTTGAGGTCCCAAATGCCCCACAGTGCTCTCCCAGGCACAGGCACCCCTCTCTGCCATAAACCAAAGTCCCCCAGCACAGACCTGCCAGGAGCCACTGCACATTCCTGCCTTGCTCGTGGGGCTCTCGGCATCCTCACCAACTCCCCAGAAGCCAGCACGGTGTACAACCCACTCCTCGCCCCCTCTTGtgctcccccagctcccacaAGCACCCCATTGATGTTCACAAGCCACTGTGCAGTCATAGTTGTTTTGCAGagcccagccactcttcccagcACAGCTAGGGCTCAGCCCCCACACTGCAGCCCCTGGGACCTCACCGACACACTCCTTCATTTGGTCTCTGCACACCAGAGCCAAATGTGAACCAAGTCCCAATTGATCCCGGGAGCAGGAGCTGATTTGCAGTGCCTGGGAACCATTCCCAGCACAGTGTCTTTCTGAAACTGGGTAAAAACAGGGCAGGTCCCCCATGAACCCTCAGCTCCATCTGCAGCTTGTTGCTGGATCCATTTATCAGCTCATTCCACGTGAACGACCTTGAGAAAATCCACTGATCCAGGACAGTAGGAAACTTTCCCAGACATCTGCCAGCACCTAAACCTGCAATTTATGGAGACTCTAAGCTAAATTCTAAAACAAGACAATTTCATTTCTGTCCATTACAGTTACAATATTCCTCTTATCCCCCCCTGCAGAAAGTAATTAATACTGTACTGTGCTCCTGAgcctgcaggcaggtgcaggcactTCTGCTGAGCTCACAGTAGCACGCTGAAGTTAACACCACTCCAGCTAGCTTCTCAGATAGTGAGGGGCTGTAAGGACCCAAGGCAGTCTTGGGTTTGTGCAGCCAGGAAAGAATGTAGCATAGCCTCCCCCGGTATAAAAAAGCCCCGAAGGATGGAGCCTGGGAGACGGGCAGAAGAAAGAGACGCTCCCCACGCCAGCATCTAAGAGGTTGCGTTCTCACCCTGGGTTCATCAAAGAACTGCCGAGgacaaggaaggaagggaaacctCTCTCAGAAAGTTCCCAAAGGGAAGCAGATAGCAATGCTGGAGCCAAGCCCCCAgactgccctgcccagccctgcaggggCTAGTTATTTAGGTGGTTGCTGGtgtctcctttcctcctctgcagccattGCATCTCcctgcaggtcccagccctgcctgcctagGAGGCCCAGACACTTCCTGGACTGTTCAAGATAAAGCCTTATGCTGTTAGCAAAACAAACTAGGAGGCTGTGAGAGCCAAGGCTGGCACAGGGCTGAAACCACCGAAGCCAGAACCACTGGATTCCCTGGATGATCTAATGTCTCCCAGCACCacagctcctcttctccagcagcctggTGCAGCCGGTTGGAGCCCGTGGGGAAGAGGCAAAGCTGGTGTGACAGGCGCAGGGATGTCTGCCccagtttgaaagaaaaaccatgagaaagaggaaggggTGGCCAGGGATGGCATCCCTGAGATGTGATATTTGGCTGGAGGGAGCGGAGTGTAGGATGGCCCCATCCAGGGGAGTGCTGCGCTGCTCCTGCCTACCAGGATCCATCCTCTCTCCAGCCCACGGGAGACGAGCCTGAGCAAGCCCCATGGCAGCAGCATCACCCCCAACCTGTCCGCCAGGAGAGGCAGAGCCATCTTTATGGGGACTGACTCCTGACCGCATcaccctcccgcagccccgccacTAGCAGCAAGCCTGCCTGGGAGGACCTCTCCTTCGCTGCAAGGGTGCCCATTGcatcccggggtggggggagcacctTGCTTTAGGTGCTTCCCCCCGGCGCTGCTGACACACTGAGGCTCCATCTGCAACCGCATGCGTCCTCATTCCAGCACTGCGGCGGGTGAGAGGCAGGCATCTTCCAGCCCTCACCAGCAGGATTTGGGTCATGCTAGCCAGGCACCGCGTGGCAGGGATCTGTTCCTCCATGCACTGGCTTTGGGACATAGGTGGGTCTCAAAATGACATGGGGATGAACCAGGAAAAGCTATGCAGGGGGATGTTGGGGTGGAATAAAGTTGAGCTGGCTGGTCCATGGCTCAGACTGCCTCCATGTCCACACATGTAcatgcgtgtgtgtatgtacatgcatGTGTTGTGAACCatgtcctgaaggaagctgtcTCCTTAGAGGGCCAGGAAGTGACTGGAGATGGGAGATGTCagtctggggagggggggtcagTACCACGAGGCCTCTGGACTGGCCATGCTGGGGCACGGTGGAGGGCTTGTGGAGATGGCTGGCCCACATGAACATCACttctgggtgctgcagggcctGGGTGCTCTGGTGACCAAGGACATGGAAAATATGCCTGGGAAATTTCTGGGAGCAAGAGAATCTTCAGGGGCAGCAGGGAAAATAAGGCACAACCGgtcaaaaatagaaaactttatTGAAGTCAAATCCAACAGGGCAGCTGAGCTCAGCCCCATGGCAGGAGCCCAGCCTGCCACTCACCGGGATACAAAGAAGGGAGCAGGGGTCTCCATAGGGCACAGAAGGTACAGCACAGTGGCGGAGTGGGTGGTCCTCACCCATGGGGCCCCAGGAAGAAGGCAAAGCCACAGGCACTcatcccctctctccctccctagCTAGTTAAGGATAGACCCGACAGGCGCCAAAGCAGAAATGTGATGCAAGCTAACTGGCCAGACAGCCCGAGGAAAAAGGGTCCTGCAAGCTCCGGGCTCATCCCATGACCTCCTGGGACAGCTCCAAGCTCCAGTGCATCCCAGCAAGCGGCACTTCCCAGTCTGCAGCCAAGACCTACCTCCACCCTGCCCCGCACACAGCAGAAACCCCCAGCTAGACCAAGAGCAGTGACCTGACTGCAGCACGCAGCAGAGACCCCAGTGCCCCGCTCCTCCAGCCCTGAGCACGagacccagccccagccctggcacgtgGCCGGACCCATGCCACCTGGAGGAAGTGCCCTGGCCGCTGGGATCCGCTCTCCTCCTCCACGGTGGCTGCAGCACGGCTCCCACAGAGCCGTAGCTCCGGGCCCGATGCTCACGCTAAGGGAAGCCCGGTTTTCACCACGCCGGTTATGGCAGAGGGCCCAAGCCTGAGGGAAGCCAGAGcctgagcctgggaaaaaggcaGAGCTTTGCTCCTCCACCCAGCCCCACCTGCCTGGGCAGCCACAGCGGGTGCAAAACTCCCTTTCGGGCAGCTTTGCGCAGGGATGGTGAAAGGTTCAGCCAcaccagcagagccaggctggcaaCAGCAAGGCTAGTGCTTTTGATGCTGCTCCCTGGACAGGGGCAGGGCTGGAAACTGGCTGCCCAGAGCTGTGGCAGAAGCAGGACCAGTTGCTCCTCCCCACGAGTCAGCCCAAGCAGAGGGATGGATGGGAGCGTGGGCATTGCCCTCCTTGGTGCTCTTAGAGCCTGTCCCCAAAGGGGACCTGGGCAGGTGGGACTGCCTCCCCAGAGTTCTACATGCAGAGGCACACGCATGCAGCACCCTTTGCATCACTGTCACCCAGGCAGCGCCGCCAGGACCCAGCCCCAGGCGCTCTGACAAGGGCTCCAACGATTCTTGGCCTCCCCCccaccaccatccccatcccctccccacgACCAGGCTCCATGGCTCGGCTCCGGGGTAGTCCTCTGCCAGCCCCCCAGGCCACAcatgcagggctgggggccagtCCACGCTCACTCCCACACCTCTGTCCAGATGGCTCCCCGGTGCAGGGAGGGGGCCGCTGCCGGCCTCAGGATGAGCTCTCCTACCTGCTTGTTGGTGTATTTCTGGGGATTGGTGCGGTAGCTGTAGTCCGAGTACTGCTCGGAGCCCGTCGAGTTGTTGTCCCCAGTGCCAACAAAGGTGTTGGTGGCCGGCAGGTCCTGCACCACTTGGTGCTTCTTGGAGGCAGAGGGCGActgaggctgcagctggatggaggGCAGTGGCGAGTTGGAGCGGTAGTGGCGACCCAGATCCGGGCTGCCTGGCGGGTAGTTGAGGGGCAGGTGGATTCGGGGGCTGTCACTGACAGAGTCGTTCATGAGGTTGAACTTGAGTGATTTCTGCAGCCCcgtctcctcctcatcctccgtgGGCTTAGGTGGCTTTGGGGACTTGCTCTTTTTCACCTTGCTCTTGCTCTTACCACTCTTGCTGGCCTGCTTGGGTGCGTACAGGTCCTTGGTCTCCTTCTTGCCGGCCTGGTAGCCACTCTTGGCCTCCCGCTGCCGGCAGTAGCGCACCAGGACAACCAGCACGATGACCAGGGTGACAGCCACGATGCCGGCAATGACTCCAAAGAGGATGTTGCTTCGCTGCTTGCTGCGCTCGTATTCTGGGTCTCCAGCGATGTCTATGTCAAGCGGTGTGTCCAGGCTGTGCCCCACCAGTGTGTCCAGCAGCGTGCGGTTGGCCAGAGTCTCATTGACGTAGAAGTGTACCAACGCTGTGCCGTGCCGCGAGGGCTTGCCCTTGTCATTGACGCGCACTACCAAGCGGTGCAGGCCATGGTGCTTCCGCAGGATCTCCTTCTCCAGGGTGATGTCTCCACTGTGCGGGGAGATTTGGAAGAGCTCAAAGGGGTTGCCTCCTGTGATGCTGTAGGTCAGCTCTGCATTGACGCCAGAGTCAATGTCCTCTGCCTTGACCTTGCTCACCTGCTGGCCAGGGCTGGTGTGGGGCAGGATGTGTTTGTAGGTGGCATTGGAGGGTGAAGTGATGAAGGGGGCATTATCATTCTCATCCAAGACATTGATGGTCACTCCCACGTAGGCAGACCTGGGAGGATCCCCACTGTCCACCGCCTTGAGTCGGAAAGTGTAtgtgctctgctgctccctgtcaAAAGAGATGCTGGAGAGGATGGTGCCAGTGCCATTCTGGATGACAAAATCCCCATTGTCTTGCTCCACCGACAGCTGGATGCGGGCGTTTTCTCCTTTGTCAGCATCGATCACCGTCACCATGCCCACAGGGCTGAGGGGCGGCATGTTCTCCATTACTGAGAAGTTGTAGCCACTCAGCATGAACTTGGGGTCGTTGTCATTCCTGTCCATGACGTTGATGGCCACAGACGCTGTGCCCttgaggctggggctgcccttgTCTGCTGCCACCACCAAGAACTCGTAGCGCTCCCGCTGCTCTCGGTCCAGCACCGCCTTCACCCGGATCTCCCCGGAGTCAGGATCAATGGTGAATGAGCCCTTGGAGGAGGGGTCTGTCACCAGGGAGTAAACCAGCTTGGCGTTGGAGCCGCTGTCAGCATCGCTGGCGCTCACCTCCATCACCAGGTCATCAGGCTCATTGTTCTCGGGGAAGGCCACTTCGGTGAAGCTCTGGCTGAAGACGGGTGCGTTGTCATTCACGTCCACCACCTGCACCTTCAAAGAGTTGGTGCTGGAGAGGGGCGGGTTCCCCGAGTCCACCGCCACAATCTCAATCGTGTACTCCTTCACCGACTCATAGTCCAGTGGCGTGGTGGTCtgcaggaaatatttcttcttgctgtcGCTCCCTGTTTCACTAGCCTGCCGTAGCTGGAATGGGACATCACCAGCCACCACGCAGGTCACCACAGCATTTTCGCCCTCATCTCGGTCAGACACCTGCACCAGAGCCACTGCTGTCTCTACTGGCACGTCCTCCGAGATGTTCGCCATGCCATCCTGGTGGGTCACGAGCCCAATGCCCCGTATCTCTATGGAGGGCGCGTTGTCATTCATGTCCTTGATGGTGACCACCACCTGGGTGCGGGCACTCTTGGGGTTGGCCCCCTTGTCTTTGGCCATGACAGAGAACTTGAGGATGTTGACATCCTCGCGGTCAATGGGCCCCTGCACAGTGATGAGCCCCGTGGTGCGGTCCAGGCGCAGCAGCCGGCGCACCATGTCCGAAGCTTGGTGGAAGGAGTAGTCTATTTCAGCATTGGCACCCTGGTCCGAGTCATTGGCTTTCACCTGTGGGATGGAGGGAGAAATAGTGAGCAGGAGGGCAAGGTGTCACGAGCCCCTCCACAAACCACCACACTGACCACCGCGGCCTCCTTTGGGGACGGCTGGTGGGGAAAAACCAGGATTTCCTCTTCTGGGGCCAAGGACTATGGGGCAAAGAGCCTGGGACTGGCAGAGTGGCTGGGAGCGGCCCTCCGGCACAGAGGCCTTTCCTTGCTCTTCCAGCAAAACCGGCTGGGCTGGTCGGCTGCGCTCCCCTCCCGGCCAGCTCCAGCATGCAGGGAATCCTCCGGGAACCCTCACTGCCACAACCCAGGGAGCAGTGTGGAGGGATGGCTCTGGCTGCACCCACTCCGCAAAACTGTCCCCGAATAGGGGCTCaaggtgaggatgaggagggaggcaaggacgtgcagagctgcagcaactCCATCCTGGCATTCAGGGATGCAGCCAAGCAGGGACTGGGACTGCCTAAGCTCTGCATGGCACCAGCCATCCCTGCCCGCCCATCAGAAGCTCTGCATTCACATAAACCTGCCTCTATGCCTATTATTTGCTTTCTAAAGAAGATGAGGTTTGTCTAACATTTGCCTCCCTAATCGGCTCTCCGAGCAGACTCTTCTCTGCACCATTTGCTGCTCCGCCGTTATCTTGCTCAGCAGATTTGGATGGAGAACGAAAGTTGTTAAATGTAAATTCCACCTTTTACCTCCACTCACAAAAAAGGCGGAAGTCATTTTCCCCCTGAAAGATAAAAGCTGAGCAATGGCACCAGTGGCGTCTCAGCCCATTCTCCTCCCAGCCGTGCAGCTCCCTTATCTGCTTCCAACTTCCATTCTCTTAACAGTGAAAAATGGATTCTTAAAAAATTCACATCAGAATTAGCAAGCACATGAGAGCTGGCTGCACTCTGCTTATTAAGATGTCAGCTGCAGATAAACTGATGTCGGCTAC is drawn from Mycteria americana isolate JAX WOST 10 ecotype Jacksonville Zoo and Gardens chromosome 8, USCA_MyAme_1.0, whole genome shotgun sequence and contains these coding sequences:
- the PCDH1 gene encoding protocadherin-1 isoform X1, with amino-acid sequence MQTPLDQRARGRHGARRRPHPTPLQHRMKLLASCLGLWLLFQLPALVSGTRVVYKVQEEQPPNTLIGSLASDYGFPDVGHLYKLEVGAPYLRVDGKTGDIYTTETSIDRESLRECQHLLPGQPCFLEFEVSITDLILNSSPRLLEGQIEVLDINDNTPNFASPVLTLSIPENTNIGALFPIPLAMDRDSGPNGVASYELMAGPEAQELFGLQVAEDQDEKQPQLIVMGNLDREQWDSYDLTIKVQDGGNPPRASSALLRITILDMNDNAPKFEKALYEAELSENSPVGHSVLQVKANDSDQGANAEIDYSFHQASDMVRRLLRLDRTTGLITVQGPIDREDVNILKFSVMAKDKGANPKSARTQVVVTIKDMNDNAPSIEIRGIGLVTHQDGMANISEDVPVETAVALVQVSDRDEGENAVVTCVVAGDVPFQLRQASETGSDSKKKYFLQTTTPLDYESVKEYTIEIVAVDSGNPPLSSTNSLKVQVVDVNDNAPVFSQSFTEVAFPENNEPDDLVMEVSASDADSGSNAKLVYSLVTDPSSKGSFTIDPDSGEIRVKAVLDREQRERYEFLVVAADKGSPSLKGTASVAINVMDRNDNDPKFMLSGYNFSVMENMPPLSPVGMVTVIDADKGENARIQLSVEQDNGDFVIQNGTGTILSSISFDREQQSTYTFRLKAVDSGDPPRSAYVGVTINVLDENDNAPFITSPSNATYKHILPHTSPGQQVSKVKAEDIDSGVNAELTYSITGGNPFELFQISPHSGDITLEKEILRKHHGLHRLVVRVNDKGKPSRHGTALVHFYVNETLANRTLLDTLVGHSLDTPLDIDIAGDPEYERSKQRSNILFGVIAGIVAVTLVIVLVVLVRYCRQREAKSGYQAGKKETKDLYAPKQASKSGKSKSKVKKSKSPKPPKPTEDEEETGLQKSLKFNLMNDSVSDSPRIHLPLNYPPGSPDLGRHYRSNSPLPSIQLQPQSPSASKKHQVVQDLPATNTFVGTGDNNSTGSEQYSDYSYRTNPQKYTNKQLPHRRVTFSAASQAQDLQDPSQHSYYDSGLEESETPSSKSSSGPRIGPLALPEDHYERTTPDGSIGEMEHPENDLRPLPDVAMTGTCTRECTEFGHSDTCWMPGQSSPSRRPKNALKLSTFVPYQDRGSQEQVGNGSPRLSEERSTKMANLRLLPTYSAFSNSSHEPCKDSPMEEIPLTQTSDFQPATTPSSQTTKREIYL
- the PCDH1 gene encoding protocadherin-1 isoform X2, with protein sequence MKLLASCLGLWLLFQLPALVSGTRVVYKVQEEQPPNTLIGSLASDYGFPDVGHLYKLEVGAPYLRVDGKTGDIYTTETSIDRESLRECQHLLPGQPCFLEFEVSITDLILNSSPRLLEGQIEVLDINDNTPNFASPVLTLSIPENTNIGALFPIPLAMDRDSGPNGVASYELMAGPEAQELFGLQVAEDQDEKQPQLIVMGNLDREQWDSYDLTIKVQDGGNPPRASSALLRITILDMNDNAPKFEKALYEAELSENSPVGHSVLQVKANDSDQGANAEIDYSFHQASDMVRRLLRLDRTTGLITVQGPIDREDVNILKFSVMAKDKGANPKSARTQVVVTIKDMNDNAPSIEIRGIGLVTHQDGMANISEDVPVETAVALVQVSDRDEGENAVVTCVVAGDVPFQLRQASETGSDSKKKYFLQTTTPLDYESVKEYTIEIVAVDSGNPPLSSTNSLKVQVVDVNDNAPVFSQSFTEVAFPENNEPDDLVMEVSASDADSGSNAKLVYSLVTDPSSKGSFTIDPDSGEIRVKAVLDREQRERYEFLVVAADKGSPSLKGTASVAINVMDRNDNDPKFMLSGYNFSVMENMPPLSPVGMVTVIDADKGENARIQLSVEQDNGDFVIQNGTGTILSSISFDREQQSTYTFRLKAVDSGDPPRSAYVGVTINVLDENDNAPFITSPSNATYKHILPHTSPGQQVSKVKAEDIDSGVNAELTYSITGGNPFELFQISPHSGDITLEKEILRKHHGLHRLVVRVNDKGKPSRHGTALVHFYVNETLANRTLLDTLVGHSLDTPLDIDIAGDPEYERSKQRSNILFGVIAGIVAVTLVIVLVVLVRYCRQREAKSGYQAGKKETKDLYAPKQASKSGKSKSKVKKSKSPKPPKPTEDEEETGLQKSLKFNLMNDSVSDSPRIHLPLNYPPGSPDLGRHYRSNSPLPSIQLQPQSPSASKKHQVVQDLPATNTFVGTGDNNSTGSEQYSDYSYRTNPQKYTNKQLPHRRVTFSAASQAQDLQDPSQHSYYDSGLEESETPSSKSSSGPRIGPLALPEDHYERTTPDGSIGEMEHPENDLRPLPDVAMTGTCTRECTEFGHSDTCWMPGQSSPSRRPKNALKLSTFVPYQDRGSQEQVGNGSPRLSEERSTKMANLRLLPTYSAFSNSSHEPCKDSPMEEIPLTQTSDFQPATTPSSQTTKREIYL
- the PCDH1 gene encoding protocadherin-1 isoform X3; this translates as MQTPLDQRARGRHGARRRPHPTPLQHRMKLLASCLGLWLLFQLPALVSGTRVVYKVQEEQPPNTLIGSLASDYGFPDVGHLYKLEVGAPYLRVDGKTGDIYTTETSIDRESLRECQHLLPGQPCFLEFEVSITDLILNSSPRLLEGQIEVLDINDNTPNFASPVLTLSIPENTNIGALFPIPLAMDRDSGPNGVASYELMAGPEAQELFGLQVAEDQDEKQPQLIVMGNLDREQWDSYDLTIKVQDGGNPPRASSALLRITILDMNDNAPKFEKALYEAELSENSPVGHSVLQVKANDSDQGANAEIDYSFHQASDMVRRLLRLDRTTGLITVQGPIDREDVNILKFSVMAKDKGANPKSARTQVVVTIKDMNDNAPSIEIRGIGLVTHQDGMANISEDVPVETAVALVQVSDRDEGENAVVTCVVAGDVPFQLRQASETGSDSKKKYFLQTTTPLDYESVKEYTIEIVAVDSGNPPLSSTNSLKVQVVDVNDNAPVFSQSFTEVAFPENNEPDDLVMEVSASDADSGSNAKLVYSLVTDPSSKGSFTIDPDSGEIRVKAVLDREQRERYEFLVVAADKGSPSLKGTASVAINVMDRNDNDPKFMLSGYNFSVMENMPPLSPVGMVTVIDADKGENARIQLSVEQDNGDFVIQNGTGTILSSISFDREQQSTYTFRLKAVDSGDPPRSAYVGVTINVLDENDNAPFITSPSNATYKHILPHTSPGQQVSKVKAEDIDSGVNAELTYSITGGNPFELFQISPHSGDITLEKEILRKHHGLHRLVVRVNDKGKPSRHGTALVHFYVNETLANRTLLDTLVGHSLDTPLDIDIAGDPEYERSKQRSNILFGVIAGIVAVTLVIVLVVLVRYCRQREAKSGYQAGKKETKDLYAPKQASKSGKSKSKVKKSKSPKPPKPTEDEEETGLQKSLKFNLMNDSVSDSPRIHLPLNYPPGSPDLGRHYRSNSPLPSIQLQPQSPSASKKHQVVQDLPATNTFVGTGDNNSTGSEQYSDYSYRTNPQKYTNKQLPHRRVTFSAASQAQDLQDPSQHSYYDSGLEESETPSSKSSSGPRIGPLALPEDHYERTTPDGSIGEMEHPENESPERSRL